One genomic segment of Clostridium estertheticum subsp. estertheticum includes these proteins:
- a CDS encoding DUF1646 family protein codes for MIYILIFLLAITFILPIVSKKVEANLEIFLFTIGVLAAVTSGAINKTLLLTIAQNKFMYFIAFAVLIGGFLFKALTTHINKALEDILKRIPLRIFIFLLIVIIGLLSSVITAIIAALLLVEIVSILPVSRKNKININIISCFSIGLGAILTPIGEPLSTIVVSRLGLSFWSLLDQLGIYIIPGIIILGIMGAGYGSKEKSKADNDEEIVIGETNGLIIIRAIKIFLFIIALELLGEGFKPIIEAYILPLDTRYLYWVNMSSAVLDNATLAAAEISVKMSPEQIKAVLIGLLVSGGIMIPGNIPNIISAGKLKITSKEWIKVGAPIGIAIMLIYYVVLFVF; via the coding sequence ATGATTTATATACTAATTTTTCTTTTAGCAATAACTTTTATATTACCAATTGTATCGAAAAAAGTAGAAGCAAATCTTGAAATTTTTCTTTTTACTATTGGGGTATTAGCAGCTGTTACATCGGGTGCAATAAACAAAACACTTTTACTCACTATTGCTCAAAATAAATTCATGTATTTTATAGCCTTTGCTGTATTGATAGGTGGATTTTTGTTCAAAGCACTAACTACACATATAAACAAAGCATTAGAAGATATTTTAAAACGTATTCCATTAAGAATTTTTATATTTTTATTAATAGTAATTATAGGGCTTTTGTCAAGTGTAATAACTGCAATTATAGCTGCCCTTCTATTGGTAGAGATAGTTAGTATACTTCCGGTTAGTAGAAAAAATAAAATAAATATTAATATAATTTCTTGCTTTTCAATTGGACTAGGTGCAATATTAACCCCAATAGGGGAGCCATTATCTACAATTGTAGTTTCCAGGCTTGGTTTGAGTTTCTGGTCCCTTTTAGATCAACTTGGTATTTATATTATTCCTGGTATAATAATACTTGGAATTATGGGAGCGGGGTATGGATCAAAGGAAAAGAGTAAAGCAGATAACGATGAAGAAATTGTTATAGGCGAAACAAATGGATTGATAATTATAAGGGCAATTAAAATTTTCCTATTTATTATTGCATTGGAACTACTTGGAGAAGGTTTTAAACCAATAATTGAGGCTTATATATTACCACTTGATACTCGCTATTTGTATTGGGTTAATATGTCCTCAGCGGTATTAGATAATGCAACACTTGCTGCAGCAGAAATAAGTGTTAAAATGTCACCAGAACAAATTAAAGCTGTTTTAATCGGATTACTTGTCAGTGGAGGAATAATGATTCCAGGTAATATACCAAATATTATTTCTGCCGGTAAATTAAAAATTACAAGTAAAGAGTGGATTAAGGTAGGGGCTCCAATCGGAATCGCTATTATGCTCATATATTATGTTGTTTTATTTGTATTTTAG
- the guaA gene encoding glutamine-hydrolyzing GMP synthase, which yields MNRELVLVVDFGGQYNQLIARRVRENSVYCEIIPYTYSVEKIKNMNPIGIIFTGGPNSVYADGAPQIDKEIFEIGIPILGICYGAQLMAQAFGGEVKTSEVREYGKVEVDLNKDATIFKGIDENQCWMSHTDHISKVPKGFEVIATSKHCPVAAMANVSKKLYGVQFHPEVKHTLFGEEMIRKFLYDVCQVNGDWSMSSFAQEKIKAIREQVGDKKVLCALSGGVDSSVAAVLVYKAIGDQLTCVFVDHGLLRKDEGDQVETIFNGEFDMKIIRVNAKDRFLGKLKGVSDPEKKRKIIGEEFIRVFEEESNKLGQLDFLVQGTIYPDVVESGTATSATIKSHHNVGGLPKDMHFELIEPLRELFKDEVRAVGEEIGIPHHLVWRQPFPGPGLAIRVLGEITEEKLFITSEADAIFRDEIAKAGLEGDIWQYFACLPNIKSVGVMGDERTYCHTVALRAVTSSDAMTSDWARIPYEVLDVVSRRIVNEVKGVNRIVYDITSKPPSTIEWE from the coding sequence ATTAATAGAGAATTAGTTTTAGTAGTTGATTTTGGTGGTCAATATAATCAACTTATTGCAAGAAGGGTTAGAGAAAACAGTGTTTACTGTGAAATAATACCATACACATATTCTGTTGAAAAAATAAAAAACATGAATCCAATAGGTATAATATTCACAGGTGGACCTAATAGTGTATATGCTGATGGTGCTCCACAAATTGACAAAGAAATATTTGAGATTGGTATTCCTATATTAGGAATATGTTATGGTGCTCAATTAATGGCACAAGCATTTGGTGGAGAAGTTAAAACATCAGAAGTTCGTGAATATGGTAAAGTAGAAGTTGACCTAAATAAAGATGCTACTATTTTCAAAGGAATAGATGAAAATCAATGTTGGATGAGTCATACAGATCATATATCTAAAGTTCCAAAAGGATTTGAGGTTATTGCGACTTCTAAGCATTGTCCAGTAGCTGCTATGGCAAATGTTTCTAAAAAACTTTATGGAGTTCAATTTCATCCAGAAGTAAAACATACTCTCTTTGGTGAAGAAATGATTAGAAAGTTCCTATATGATGTATGTCAGGTTAATGGTGATTGGTCAATGTCTTCTTTTGCACAGGAGAAAATTAAGGCTATTAGAGAACAAGTTGGAGATAAAAAAGTACTTTGTGCTCTCTCAGGTGGAGTTGATTCTTCAGTTGCTGCAGTACTTGTTTACAAAGCAATTGGTGATCAGTTAACTTGTGTGTTTGTAGATCATGGTTTACTTAGAAAAGATGAAGGCGACCAAGTTGAAACTATATTTAACGGTGAATTCGACATGAAGATAATAAGAGTTAATGCTAAAGATAGGTTCCTAGGTAAGCTTAAGGGCGTAAGTGACCCAGAGAAAAAGAGAAAGATAATTGGAGAAGAATTTATAAGAGTTTTTGAAGAAGAGTCAAATAAACTCGGACAATTAGATTTCCTTGTTCAAGGAACAATATACCCAGATGTAGTAGAGAGTGGTACTGCTACTTCAGCTACTATAAAAAGTCATCACAATGTTGGAGGACTTCCAAAAGATATGCACTTTGAACTAATTGAGCCTTTAAGAGAGTTATTTAAAGATGAAGTTAGAGCTGTTGGCGAAGAAATTGGAATACCACATCACTTAGTGTGGAGACAACCGTTCCCAGGACCAGGACTCGCTATAAGAGTACTTGGAGAAATAACTGAGGAAAAATTATTTATAACTAGCGAGGCAGATGCGATCTTTAGAGATGAAATAGCCAAAGCAGGACTTGAAGGTGACATATGGCAGTATTTTGCATGTCTTCCTAACATTAAGTCCGTTGGAGTTATGGGCGATGAGCGAACATATTGTCACACAGTAGCTTTAAGAGCTGTTACAAGTTCCGATGCAATGACTTCAGACTGGGCTAGAATACCTTATGAGGTATTAGATGTAGTATCCCGTAGAATCGTTAATGAAGTTAAAGGAGTAAACAGAATTGTTTATGACATAACCTCTAAGCCACCTTCTACTATTGAGTGGGAATAG
- a CDS encoding DUF475 domain-containing protein: protein MGFMSILFIIIGLCVFEIVSSIDNAVINAEVLGTMSEKAKKWFLFYGILFAVFIVRGMLPWIIVWVTNPGLGPIGALTATFSNDPHIKESFELSTPILMLGGGVFLLFLFLHWLFIEDKHFGLPGEEFFVKHGAWFYAIVSVILVVIVALALKHDSVLALSAVIGSSAFFITDGFKKNAESNEQQLLSNTSGMSDISKILYLEIIDMTFSIDGVLGAFAFTTSVPLIILGNGLGAIVVRQLTMGNIENIKKYIFLKNGAMYSILCLGVVMILEGFKIEIPEYITPLVTILIILFFFFKSKVYAKNNLASE from the coding sequence ATGGGATTTATGTCCATACTATTTATCATAATAGGTCTATGTGTATTCGAAATAGTGTCCAGCATCGATAATGCTGTAATAAACGCAGAGGTTCTTGGAACCATGTCTGAAAAAGCAAAGAAATGGTTTCTGTTCTACGGTATATTGTTTGCAGTATTTATTGTAAGAGGCATGTTGCCATGGATTATAGTCTGGGTAACTAATCCAGGACTCGGTCCCATAGGAGCTCTTACTGCAACATTTTCAAATGATCCACACATAAAAGAATCATTTGAACTTTCCACACCTATCTTGATGCTTGGAGGAGGAGTATTTTTATTATTCCTATTTCTTCATTGGTTGTTTATTGAAGATAAGCACTTTGGACTTCCAGGTGAAGAGTTCTTCGTTAAACACGGTGCATGGTTTTATGCAATAGTTTCCGTGATTTTAGTTGTAATTGTTGCATTAGCTTTGAAACATGATTCAGTATTGGCACTCTCTGCTGTAATCGGGTCTTCTGCATTTTTTATTACTGATGGATTTAAGAAGAATGCAGAATCAAACGAACAACAATTATTGAGTAATACAAGTGGAATGTCTGACATTAGTAAGATATTATATTTAGAAATAATTGATATGACTTTTTCCATTGATGGGGTATTAGGCGCTTTTGCATTTACAACCTCAGTACCACTAATAATTTTGGGAAATGGCCTAGGAGCTATTGTTGTAAGGCAACTAACCATGGGGAATATAGAAAACATTAAAAAATATATTTTTCTTAAAAATGGAGCAATGTATTCAATCTTATGTCTTGGTGTAGTGATGATACTTGAAGGATTTAAAATAGAAATACCAGAATATATTACACCTTTGGTCACAATATTAATAATATTATTTTTTTTCTTTAAATCAAAAGTTTATGCTAAAAACAATCTGGCATCTGAATAG
- a CDS encoding DUF1646 family protein translates to MLFILIILLIVTFVLPLISKKVESNLEVFLFTIGLLASITSGVLNKTFLLSIAQNKFMYFIAFAVLIGGFLFKAFNNPIKIGLEHILNHIPLRIFVFLLVVIIGLLSSIITAIIAALLLVEIVSILPVSRKNKININIISCFSIGIGSILTPIGEPLSTIVVAKLSLGFWDLLHRLGIYIIPGILILGVIGALYASLDKTKTVNDDEELEDETNKLILIRAIKIFLFIIALELLGEGFRPIIDKYIITLDYHYLYWVNMSSAVLDNATLAAAEISVKMSQVQVEAVLLGLLISGGMMIPGNIPNIISAGKLKITSSEWIKLGVPLGLIMMAIYYVVLFVI, encoded by the coding sequence ATGCTTTTTATATTAATTATTCTTTTAATAGTAACCTTCGTGTTACCACTTATATCAAAAAAAGTAGAAAGTAATCTTGAAGTTTTTTTATTTACTATTGGATTATTAGCTTCTATTACTTCGGGTGTGTTAAACAAAACATTTTTACTTAGTATTGCACAAAATAAATTTATGTATTTTATAGCCTTTGCTGTATTAATAGGTGGATTTTTATTCAAAGCATTTAATAACCCTATAAAAATAGGATTAGAGCATATTTTAAACCATATTCCATTAAGGATTTTTGTGTTTTTGTTAGTGGTAATTATAGGTCTTTTATCAAGTATAATAACAGCAATTATAGCTGCCCTTCTATTAGTAGAGATAGTTAGTATACTTCCAGTTAGTAGAAAAAATAAAATAAATATTAATATAATTTCATGTTTTTCAATTGGGATTGGGTCAATATTAACACCAATAGGGGAGCCATTATCCACAATTGTAGTCGCTAAACTTAGTTTGGGGTTTTGGGATCTTTTACATAGATTAGGTATTTATATTATCCCAGGAATATTAATACTTGGTGTTATTGGAGCATTGTATGCTTCTCTAGACAAAACTAAAACAGTGAATGATGATGAAGAACTTGAAGATGAAACAAATAAATTGATTCTTATAAGAGCAATTAAAATCTTCCTATTCATAATAGCATTAGAGTTACTTGGAGAAGGATTTAGACCGATAATTGATAAATATATAATAACTCTAGATTATCACTATTTATATTGGGTTAATATGTCTTCGGCAGTGTTAGATAATGCGACACTTGCAGCTGCAGAAATAAGTGTTAAAATGTCACAAGTACAAGTTGAAGCTGTGCTTCTTGGATTGCTTATTAGTGGAGGAATGATGATCCCAGGTAATATACCTAATATTATTTCTGCTGGTAAATTAAAAATTACAAGTAGCGAATGGATTAAATTAGGAGTTCCATTAGGGCTTATTATGATGGCTATATACTACGTTGTTTTATTTGTAATATAA